The window TTGAGCGCGGCAATCCTGCTGGCACGTCTCGGCGTGCGTTCGCTGCTCGTCGAACGTCACCCCTCGACGACTGACCATCCCAAGGCGCGCGGTTTCTTCACGCGGACGATGGAGATTCTGCGGCCGTGGGGCATCGAGGCCTCGTTGCGCGAGCAGGCGCTTCCCTCGGGCGCGTTTCGCTTCATCTGGGTGGAATCGCTCGCCGGACGTGAGATTGGCCGGGTCGAGCCGCCCCATCGCGACGTCCCCGGCTCGCACAGCCCGACCTATGTCTGCATGGCCGCGCAAGACGCTTTTGAGGCAGAACTCCGGCACCATGCGGAAAGCTATTCTGAGATCGAGCTGCGCTTCAGCACCGAGCTTACTGCGTTCGAGCAGGACGATACTGGCGTGACGGCCACCTTGCGTGACCGGCACTCAGGCCAGATCCAAACGGTGCGCAGCTCCTACATGGTCGCCGCCGATGGCGCATCGAGCCGGGTGCGTGAGGCGCTGGGGATCGACATGGTCGGCCTCGGCGAGCTGGACCACAACATCAACATCCACTTCCGCGCCGAGCTCGGTCCGTGGGTCCGCGGGCGGCCGGCCGCCGGGTACATATCCTCACAGGGCAATGGCACCTTGCTGTGGGCGCATGGGACCGACCGCTGGCTGATCCTACGCGCCTTCCAGCCGGCCAGAGGCGAGCGGCCGGAGGATTTCACGCCCGAGCGCTGCCTTGACTTGGCCCGGCGAGCCGTGGGTATCCCTGACCTGCCAGTCGAACTGATCAACACCGCCTTCTGGACGCGCACCGCGCAGGTGGCCGAGAGATTCCAGGCGGGCCGGGTGTTCCTGGCTGGAGACGCTGCCCATCGCTTCCCGCCCACCGGCGGCTTCGGCGCGAATACTGGTATCCAGGATGCGCACAACCTGGCATGGAAGCTCGCTGCCGTCCTGTCCGCTTGGGCGAACCCTGGGTTACTCGAGACGTACCACGAGGAGCGACGGCCGGTCGCCGAGGCGAACACGGATTTCAGCGTGACCAACGGCCGGCGCTGGGAAGCTGCCCGGCAGGCGATCATCTCTGGAGACGAGGCGGCGATGGCAGGCGCACTCAAGGAGCAAGTGAAGCATCTGGACAGCGAGGGACAAGACCTGGGCTTCTGCTATGGAAGCGGTGCCCTCATCTCCGACGACACGCCGCCGCCTACGGCCGACTCCCAGGCCTACGTCCCCTCGGCCCGGCCCGGTTCGCGCGCGCCGCACGTCTGGCTCCGCCCCTCCGAGGGATTGGGATCTCGGCCCGCCGGGACGGGGCTGCACCATGGGGAACCTGAGACAGCCCGGATCTCGACTCTCGATCTGTTTCATACCGGCTTCACCCTGCTGACAGGGTCGGACGGGAAAACTTGGCGCGATGTCGGCTCGCAGGTGGCATGTGCATTGGCGATTCCGTTCGCCGCATTTGCTGTCGGTCCAGCGGAGGACTTTGACGAGGTCGACGGCGACTGGGCCGAGCTCTACGGAGTCGAGGCCGCTGGCGCAGTGCTTGTCCGGCCAGATGGTCACGTCGGCTGGCGGAGCCGGGGCAGCGCAACGGAACCCCAGAAGGTTATGAGAACAGCGCTTGCCACGGTGACCCGCCGTCGAGCGCCTCACAAGAACGTTTGATAGTCGTGCACGCGTGGCCGAAATGGGGGCAGGCGCGGGGCCAGCGTCTTGCGGGTCACCTTCGGGGCGAAGCCCATCGGGCTCAGGACCGCGATCTTCTCTCCCATGGTCGT is drawn from Candidatus Methylomirabilota bacterium and contains these coding sequences:
- a CDS encoding FAD-dependent monooxygenase, with the protein product LSAAILLARLGVRSLLVERHPSTTDHPKARGFFTRTMEILRPWGIEASLREQALPSGAFRFIWVESLAGREIGRVEPPHRDVPGSHSPTYVCMAAQDAFEAELRHHAESYSEIELRFSTELTAFEQDDTGVTATLRDRHSGQIQTVRSSYMVAADGASSRVREALGIDMVGLGELDHNINIHFRAELGPWVRGRPAAGYISSQGNGTLLWAHGTDRWLILRAFQPARGERPEDFTPERCLDLARRAVGIPDLPVELINTAFWTRTAQVAERFQAGRVFLAGDAAHRFPPTGGFGANTGIQDAHNLAWKLAAVLSAWANPGLLETYHEERRPVAEANTDFSVTNGRRWEAARQAIISGDEAAMAGALKEQVKHLDSEGQDLGFCYGSGALISDDTPPPTADSQAYVPSARPGSRAPHVWLRPSEGLGSRPAGTGLHHGEPETARISTLDLFHTGFTLLTGSDGKTWRDVGSQVACALAIPFAAFAVGPAEDFDEVDGDWAELYGVEAAGAVLVRPDGHVGWRSRGSATEPQKVMRTALATVTRRRAPHKNV